One region of Flavobacterium sp. KACC 22763 genomic DNA includes:
- a CDS encoding DUF4837 family protein — MNKTHFLLLLIPFFLTSCFKSEKQETVSGKTNTISVIIDDQLWYGEVGDSIRNKFASPVLGLTQEEPLFTINQYPARLLEGFVTDSRSIIVVKKAPADKFEIIRSKALPHNTFRIYGKSVDDIICSLELNAPQIIKIIHDAEIQKIQEDNSTSLLNKAILKNKFHINIQIPTGYEYMLHKKKFIWLKKEIISGNTSLLIYQIPLYNFKKKKDVVNAIVKMRDSIGKYIQGREPNTQMITSEAYAPYFSKVTLDNKNAFETKGTWELKNDFMTGPFINYAIIDETFNRVLVIEGFSYSPSHQERDLMLELEAIIKTVRIDKR; from the coding sequence ATGAATAAAACCCATTTTTTATTGCTATTAATTCCATTTTTCCTGACTTCTTGTTTTAAAAGTGAAAAACAAGAAACAGTCTCTGGAAAAACCAATACCATTTCGGTCATTATCGATGATCAGTTGTGGTATGGAGAAGTGGGTGATAGCATCAGAAATAAATTTGCCTCACCAGTTCTTGGACTTACCCAAGAAGAACCACTTTTTACCATAAATCAATATCCTGCCAGACTGCTAGAAGGTTTTGTTACTGATAGCCGAAGCATTATTGTAGTCAAAAAAGCACCTGCAGATAAATTCGAAATCATTCGAAGTAAAGCATTACCTCACAATACTTTTCGTATTTACGGAAAATCAGTAGACGATATTATTTGTAGTCTTGAGCTGAATGCTCCACAAATAATAAAAATTATTCACGATGCTGAAATTCAAAAAATTCAAGAAGACAATAGTACATCGCTGTTAAATAAAGCAATCTTAAAGAACAAATTTCACATCAATATTCAGATACCTACAGGATATGAATACATGTTGCATAAAAAGAAATTCATCTGGCTCAAAAAAGAAATCATAAGCGGTAATACGAGTTTATTAATTTACCAGATTCCGCTTTATAATTTCAAGAAGAAAAAAGACGTAGTAAATGCTATTGTCAAAATGCGTGACTCAATTGGCAAATACATTCAAGGACGTGAACCCAACACACAAATGATTACCAGTGAAGCATACGCGCCCTATTTTTCAAAAGTGACATTAGACAATAAAAATGCCTTCGAAACAAAAGGAACATGGGAATTGAAGAATGATTTCATGACTGGACCTTTTATTAATTATGCGATTATTGATGAAACTTTTAATCGTGTTTTGGTTATCGAAGGATTCTCTTATTCGCCCTCACATCAAGAACGTGATTTGATGCTAGAACTGGAAGCGATCATAAAAACAGTGAGAATCGACAAACGATAA
- a CDS encoding LysM peptidoglycan-binding domain-containing protein gives MIVKKLSLVVSAFFSLAVCAQETAKTDVELKPEIKLSYLDSIKSTFKRDHLASKVDSLWMNELVSLDIYDDLTKDIQTINKDVTVDEELPTELLKQRLAAMNQKSPFEIQYNQGLENIIKSFLKNRKKSFSRLMALSEYYFPMFEDAFAKQNVPLEIKYLAVVESALNPKAVSKMGATGLWQFMYGTGKQYALKIDSYIDERSDPLKATAAASEYMTKMYNIFGDWELVLASYNSGPGNVTKAIRRSGGKTKYWDIRNYLPKETQGYVPAFLATMYLFEYHKEHGINPERAVVKNFETDTVAVKNQMSFKQIADLLDMPQSQIQLLNPSYKMGVVPFYQGEQHFIRLPKDKVATFVSNEEQIYAYVKYDKEFRATSSRLAVKYAPKAKPAAVKPAAVDNGDFEFYKVRKGDNLGAIAAKYDVSISDIKKWNNLKTNAVAIGRSLKIKGEEETPVKTTAVVDKEQAIASAENKEKTAVDMDYVVVAGDNLGSIAKKFGTTIAELKELNNLTSNNIGLGKTLIISKAAIVIEEPTSTAIASNSVDSFKKKAPSKNVSEDYYVKKGDSLYSISKKYPGVTISDIKKWNGIKDEDIKPGMKLKING, from the coding sequence ATGATTGTAAAAAAATTATCATTAGTGGTTTCTGCTTTCTTTTCGTTGGCTGTCTGTGCACAGGAAACGGCAAAGACTGATGTAGAGCTGAAGCCAGAGATTAAACTTTCATATTTAGATTCTATTAAAAGCACATTCAAAAGAGACCATTTAGCTTCAAAAGTTGATAGTCTATGGATGAACGAGTTAGTAAGTCTAGATATTTATGATGATCTGACCAAAGACATTCAAACCATTAACAAAGATGTTACTGTTGATGAAGAACTCCCAACCGAACTGCTAAAACAGCGTTTGGCTGCGATGAATCAGAAATCACCTTTTGAGATACAATACAATCAAGGTTTAGAAAATATAATAAAGTCATTTCTTAAGAACCGAAAAAAATCGTTTTCTCGATTAATGGCTTTATCAGAATATTATTTCCCAATGTTTGAGGACGCTTTTGCCAAACAAAACGTTCCTTTGGAAATAAAATATTTAGCCGTTGTAGAATCTGCTTTAAATCCTAAAGCAGTTTCTAAAATGGGCGCTACGGGTCTTTGGCAATTTATGTACGGAACCGGAAAACAATACGCTTTGAAAATAGATTCTTATATCGACGAAAGAAGCGACCCTCTTAAAGCTACAGCCGCAGCATCTGAGTACATGACCAAAATGTACAATATTTTTGGTGACTGGGAACTGGTTTTAGCTTCTTATAATTCAGGCCCAGGAAATGTTACCAAAGCTATTCGTCGTTCTGGCGGAAAAACTAAATACTGGGATATCCGTAATTATCTTCCAAAAGAAACTCAAGGTTATGTGCCAGCTTTCTTAGCAACAATGTATCTTTTTGAATACCACAAAGAGCACGGAATTAATCCAGAAAGAGCTGTAGTTAAAAACTTTGAAACTGATACTGTAGCAGTAAAAAATCAAATGTCTTTCAAACAGATTGCCGATTTATTAGATATGCCTCAATCTCAGATTCAGCTTTTAAATCCTTCATATAAAATGGGTGTTGTACCTTTCTATCAAGGAGAACAGCATTTTATCAGACTTCCAAAAGATAAAGTAGCAACATTCGTTTCAAACGAAGAACAAATTTATGCATACGTAAAATATGATAAAGAGTTTAGAGCTACATCTTCTAGACTAGCAGTAAAATATGCACCAAAAGCTAAACCAGCAGCTGTAAAACCAGCAGCAGTTGATAATGGTGACTTTGAATTTTATAAAGTTAGAAAAGGAGATAATTTAGGAGCAATTGCTGCTAAGTATGATGTAAGTATTTCGGATATTAAGAAATGGAATAACTTAAAAACAAATGCTGTCGCAATCGGTAGAAGCTTAAAAATTAAGGGAGAAGAAGAGACTCCTGTTAAAACAACTGCTGTTGTAGATAAAGAACAAGCCATTGCATCTGCAGAAAATAAAGAGAAAACAGCTGTTGATATGGACTATGTTGTGGTGGCTGGAGATAATTTAGGTAGCATTGCAAAGAAATTCGGTACGACTATTGCGGAGTTAAAAGAACTTAACAATTTAACTTCAAATAACATTGGTTTAGGAAAAACATTGATTATTTCTAAAGCAGCGATCGTTATAGAAGAGCCAACTTCAACAGCAATTGCATCAAACTCGGTTGATTCATTCAAGAAAAAAGCACCTTCTAAAAACGTTAGTGAAGATTATTACGTTAAAAAAGGAGATTCTTTATATAGCATTTCTAAAAAATATCCTGGAGTAACAATTTCAGATATTAAAAAATGGAATGGTATTAAAGATGAAGATATTAAACCGGGAATGAAACTTAAAATAAACGGATAA
- a CDS encoding PorP/SprF family type IX secretion system membrane protein, whose protein sequence is MKKFILSLVLMAVTTSYSQELNLPVFTQYLADNPFILSPAYAGIGDNLRIRANGLTQWVGIKDAPDNQSLYADFRLLDRSGVGISLYNDSNGNTRQTGAKVSFAHHLILDYRTEQYLSFGISYNFNSFRIETGNFDDGSNGNPPVGGPAPTDNRYSANNNFDISALYRNRGFYFSFNANNVLKKNISLERVNEPDLLSNFQVYSGFTFKDAENRRIEYEPSVFLQYFASDQRSTTDFNFKYRRYNRYEDYYWIGVSYRFLNDQFPKPLAMGPMAGFMKSKFYFAYSYQLMFNGLGSYNSGTHSITIGFDFLQSISNCPCTQSPVRD, encoded by the coding sequence ATGAAAAAGTTTATTTTATCCTTAGTACTCATGGCTGTAACAACAAGTTACAGCCAAGAGTTAAACCTACCAGTGTTTACCCAGTATTTAGCTGATAACCCTTTTATTCTTTCTCCTGCTTATGCTGGTATTGGAGATAATCTTCGTATTAGAGCCAATGGTTTAACACAGTGGGTCGGAATTAAAGATGCGCCAGACAACCAATCATTGTATGCAGATTTTCGTCTTTTAGATCGTTCGGGAGTTGGTATTTCATTGTATAATGACAGCAACGGTAATACAAGGCAAACTGGAGCAAAAGTTTCTTTTGCCCACCACTTGATTTTAGATTATCGTACAGAACAGTATTTATCTTTTGGTATCTCTTACAACTTTAATAGTTTCCGTATTGAGACAGGAAATTTTGATGATGGAAGTAATGGAAATCCGCCTGTTGGTGGGCCAGCACCTACAGATAATCGTTACAGTGCCAATAATAACTTTGATATTAGTGCTTTGTATCGTAACAGAGGATTTTATTTCAGTTTCAATGCCAACAACGTATTGAAAAAGAATATTAGCCTTGAAAGAGTGAACGAACCAGATCTTTTATCAAACTTCCAAGTATACTCAGGATTTACTTTTAAAGATGCAGAGAATAGACGTATAGAATACGAACCATCGGTTTTCTTGCAATACTTTGCAAGTGACCAGCGTTCTACAACCGATTTTAACTTCAAATACAGACGTTACAATCGTTACGAAGATTATTATTGGATTGGAGTTTCATATCGTTTCTTAAACGACCAGTTCCCAAAACCTTTAGCAATGGGACCAATGGCTGGTTTTATGAAATCTAAATTCTATTTTGCATACTCTTACCAATTGATGTTTAATGGTCTTGGAAGTTACAATTCAGGAACGCACTCAATCACAATTGGATTTGACTTCTTGCAATCTATCAGTAACTGTCCTTGTACGCAAAGTCCTGTTCGAGATTAA
- a CDS encoding phosphoglycerate kinase — MKTLNDFDFKNKKAIIRVDFNVPLDENFNVTDTTRIEAAKPTIDTILAQGGSVILMSHLGRPKGAEEKYSLKHILKTASEILGVQVKFAENCVGEPAQTAAKDLKPGEVLLLENLRFHAEEEAGDVAFAKELASLGDIYVNDAFGTAHRAHASTTIIAQFFPNDKCFGTLLAKEIDSLNKVLKNSEKPVTAVLGGSKVSSKITVIENILDKVDHMIIGGGMTFTFVKAQGGKIGESICEDDKLDLALEILRLAKEKGVQVHIPVDVIAADDFSNNANTQVVDVTAIPDGWQGLDAGPKSLENFKKVILESKTILWNGPLGVFEMETFSKGTIALGDYIAEATENGAFSLVGGGDSVAAVKQFGFEDKMSYVSTGGGAMLEMLEGRILPGIAAILD; from the coding sequence ATGAAAACTTTAAACGATTTCGATTTTAAAAATAAAAAAGCAATTATCCGTGTTGACTTCAACGTGCCATTGGATGAAAATTTTAATGTGACAGATACGACACGTATTGAGGCTGCAAAACCAACAATCGATACTATTTTAGCACAAGGCGGAAGTGTGATTTTAATGTCGCACTTAGGAAGACCAAAAGGAGCAGAAGAGAAATATTCTCTAAAACATATCTTAAAAACAGCTTCTGAAATTTTAGGAGTTCAAGTAAAATTTGCTGAAAACTGTGTTGGTGAACCAGCTCAAACTGCAGCAAAAGATTTAAAGCCAGGTGAAGTTCTTTTATTAGAAAACTTACGTTTTCATGCTGAAGAAGAAGCAGGAGATGTAGCTTTCGCTAAAGAATTAGCTTCTCTTGGAGATATTTATGTAAACGATGCATTTGGTACGGCTCACAGAGCACACGCATCGACTACAATTATTGCACAATTTTTTCCAAACGATAAATGTTTCGGAACATTATTGGCAAAAGAAATTGACAGTTTAAATAAAGTTCTTAAAAACAGTGAAAAACCTGTAACTGCTGTTCTTGGTGGTTCTAAAGTTTCTTCTAAAATCACCGTAATCGAAAATATCTTAGATAAAGTAGATCACATGATTATTGGAGGTGGAATGACTTTTACTTTCGTTAAAGCTCAAGGCGGAAAAATCGGTGAGTCTATCTGTGAAGATGACAAATTAGATCTAGCTCTTGAAATTTTGAGATTAGCAAAAGAAAAAGGCGTTCAGGTTCATATTCCTGTTGATGTTATTGCTGCAGACGATTTCTCAAACAATGCAAATACTCAGGTTGTAGACGTAACTGCAATTCCTGACGGATGGCAAGGTTTAGATGCAGGTCCAAAATCTTTAGAGAACTTCAAGAAAGTAATCTTAGAATCAAAAACTATTCTTTGGAATGGTCCATTAGGAGTTTTTGAAATGGAAACGTTCTCTAAAGGAACAATTGCATTGGGAGATTATATCGCAGAAGCTACAGAAAATGGAGCATTTTCATTAGTTGGTGGTGGAGATTCTGTTGCAGCAGTAAAACAGTTCGGATTTGAAGATAAAATGAGCTACGTTTCCACTGGTGGCGGGGCTATGCTTGAAATGTTAGAAGGAAGAATTTTACCTGGAATCGCAGCGATTTTAGACTAA